TGCTCTGTAAGACTCAGTTCGGTTTCCGAAAAGGCCTATCAACCACCCATGCTCTGATTAAATTGGTGGAGGAAATTCTGGACTGTTTTGaggagaaatgttctgctgctgtATCATTCTGCGACCTCAGTAGAGCTTTTGAATGTGTTTCACATGACATCCTGTTAGCAAAATTGAAGCACTTACAGATTGAAGGATTAGCACTGGATTTATTCTCCAGCTATTTGCAGGGCAGAACTCAATATGTATGTGTGGATGGTAAAAGCTCGGGTACTTTGTCTGTTAAGTGTGGAGTACCTCAGGGCTCGGTCCTGGGTCCTTTGCTCTTTCTtattatgattgatgatttgagCATCAATGTCCCATCGAAAATAGTcttatatgcagatgacaccaCAGTTCTCAATAGGCATTCAGATGACACTCAGGCTGTGGCACTTTCTGAATCTAATTTGAAGGTAGTTCAAACGTGGTTGAATGCGAATGAGCTGCTTCTCAATGCAGataaaacaacaacaatcaCGTTTGGGCTTAAAAGTAGATCTGCTTCCAATAGCACAAATAATAAGGCTCAGAAATTTTTGGGAATCATTGTAGACCCTACTCTAACTTGGACCCATCACATTGCCAGTCTGAAAAATAAGTTGAGCAGCAGTGTATTTGCCCTCAAACGTCTTTGTGGTGAGCTGGACCAGGATGGCATTCGTCAGGCCTATTTTGGCATTTTTCAGTCGCATATCCAATATGGCCTAATAGTCTGGGGTTGTGCAGCACAAGCGCATGATATCTTTTTGTTGCAGAAAAAGGCTGTCAGAGTCATTGCCAAAGCTCCATTTCGTGAACATTGTAGAGAAATTTTTAAGGGATTGCGTATATCAACACTCTTTTCATTATACATATTACAATGTTTACTGTTCTTGAAAGCTAATCCCGATAAAATGGAGTTGAGAAGtgctacacacacacataatacTCGAACAAGTCAATCTTTGAATTTAGCAAGAAGCAGACTCCACAAGACAGATCAAAGCCCCACTAATGCCGCAATCAAAATTATGAATAGACTGCCCTTTGAAATAAGACAACTTAATTACAAAAGGTTTAGAAATGTGCTAGAAAAATTTCTCTTAGATAATCCCTTCTACTCCGTCAAAGAAtatatggagaaaaaattatatccaagggattttgaaatgaattaaaaataatgtatatttttgaatgatgtgtattgttgtatattatgaactgtatgtaatgtatatttgaatttcaatccaATGTACTACTGTGACTGTTTATTGTGGTGGTTTATTGCCCGTTTTTATTGTgctgtattgtattgtgttgactggcctatatgtcaaattgtgatgtactattgaggctaataaagatattctattctattctattctattctatcatacCAGAGGAAGGTTGAATCTCAGAATTGATTCTCACCAATATGCGAGTACCCATAGGAATTAGCCCCTGAAGTAAGACTGTTGAGTACCTCACTATTCAAGTCACACATAAAAGGCTTACTTACAGAAAGATGTCTTTATTCTGTTGgagaattttttgaatagcTTCAGTGTTCATCTGTTTAACTGTAACAGCTttgttgtgacttgtgttgGATCCCGTTTTAATACCTGCTATTTATCAATTGCTGTTGTTAATTGCTATTTACCAATTtagttgtaattttttttttttacaaaattactactttgactatattattattattttaaaaatattttgactgtttttaattttattgtatattgacgtttgttacaacactttgtgttttatgacaataaaggattattgattgattgatattgattgattgaaatgcAATCAAAATGAGTAACTTGACAATAATTTGAGGGATGTACATAGTCTTTCATAGGGAAAGACtagtattacaatattatatgaattgctaatttcaaattcattacgATAGATCTAATTTGTTACGGTACTAAAATAATGACTAAGTTTTTTTGCGAAAAATGTTTATACTATGTAtaaaattttttcattatacTAATTACTACAGGTTCAAACTACTCAGAGGTCGGGTGCTGGAGATAATGCGACGTTCATGTACCAAAACTGTGGTAGGCTACCTACTTTGACAGATTACAATTCCTGGAGGACCAAGAAGTTCCAAGGCCACCCACAACCAGTACGTCTTTACTAAATGAGAAATGCATTTTAAATGTGACGAGGTAAGAATTAATACAACTCAGCAGTGTCATGtgtcattattttattatttttcaagtccATAGAAATTGCATGTAAGAGGTTGTAgcgtaaatataattcaaattaaaatatgttttattcCTTCAAGTATTTACAGAGAAACACGAAAAAACTTAATATTACGGAATTCCTTCAGAAAGACTAAACGTCGGCGTGTGGAGGAGAGTTCCATAGACAACACAAGCAGTCACaacatagaataattataatagaaaaaataaacttcagaatagaataatgataataatggattaaatacagattcaaataatagtaaaataagaaataatacttaattaagaaataaaagataaaaagaaaaatattagctAAACTTAGGAttgattttatttcttgtgCAGGCCAAGAAATCCCAGGGAATGAAGGAGGCTGTGTGTTCGCGTcctgtatttattttataatgtaatggATTGATAgaggaaaaaaatcaatatgatgaATCCTTTGATAGTTCTGGCTTTCTGATAGTTATCGGATATAACGTGAGCGGAGCAGAGCTTCGGCTGCCTCCGCGCCAATGTGATACAGCCACCTGTCCACACCCCTTCGGTAAACGGCTAGACTATACACCTCCACCTCTCTTATTCCGTTCGGCAAGTTTCTATATAAAATGTGAGCcaagtaaaataaatttgacaGCTCTGACCCATGTGTCAGTTGTggaacatcataatattatagttgGTCCTGTGGCGAGTTTCATAccggaaatttaaatttgtttcaccTAAGATCTgggttttgtattttttcaagtgaattaaTAATGTTTTGATGAAGATCTGTCTGATATATGAAACCGGGAATTCTGAAAAAAGCAGAAATTATAAGTACAAATACATTAAAATGAGACATGCTATGACTCGTCTGCCTGTAGCGGTACCAAAAAGAAACTGATAGGATCCTATATACAAAAGTATAATGCTGACATGTTTCACTTACACCCCAACAAATTAATCTTGTAATTAATTAGAATAATTCGAAAAGAAATAATCACTTTCACGAGGAGGTGAGATTCAAATGTGCTTTCCATCAACAGCGCCGAGGCAatgtctttcggaggagacaataagtcgtcggtcccaactacctaaaaagtagtcgtcatctctcatcatcatccctctcactcattacccacgcacaagcctaagagcttatgtgggcatcaccctcagtattattactATTCTATCAATGTGGAAAAATCGTCAAATCTTCCTCGAATTTATCTACTACAGCAGTCAAGCTTTGTCGGCTGTCTGAGGTCTGTTATTGATGGTTTTAGAAAGCAGTAGTGTTATATTactcttagaccagttatagaatagacacgctgggaagtctagcctctgaagccaacatctactgccatatcaccaaaTCGAGAcatcatcatcggatagaaaactttcagattgtgtctatttcagaaggatgtaaattattattcattaaaatggtaaacttCCGCTATGCTCCCGCTGAAATAgtcacaatctgctatggaaaactgTGAAATTTAGTCTTAGAaaagagtggactgtataaataggaaagaataaatcaaattctgaaaaaaagagaaacaatGTGTCTTGACTGATTTGACACCTGACTGAAATTCCACTTGAGTACAAGAACCGTTGTGCATTCAAAAATCTGTGCACTGGAATGAATGCAAAACAGTTTTAGGCAACTCAGTATTAAAACTAATCAACAAAATGTAGGCTAAGGTGAAATGCCAAATGAAAAAGTAGGTTAGTAAAATACAAACTTTAATCAGCATTAAAGAATATCAAATCACATGAACAAGAAGTAAAAATGTAGTTGATCCTAGTTGacataagaaaaatatgatgccaacaaagttattttaaaatggaaaaatgttCTGTAAATTTAACTTTGTTATGAACAAGATTAGGATTGAGTTTAGAAAAGGATTGAAGTACATGAACAAACTTGAAAACGGTATTAATGAATCTAGTAAAAAAGAACAAGTTAAAACAGTAATCTGAATGCAAGAACTGATTGCAATgtaacaatttgaaatagtaAATTATAACCAAAGATAATCAGGTGATGATGTTACCAATATGGgcacatttcaaataaatcaattattaaagaGTGACAGTAAAaagttatgaatataacagtaatgcacatagaaaataatccaTCTGGTTATCAAAATGGAATAATGAAACAGTTACTAAACAAACGTTTATAGAATACCAGAATCTATAATAAGTAGTATTTAGTTTTATTGGGTTTTTTTAGGTGTATTGTTGTGAAAATGAGTTGTGTCAAGTTACAAAACAATTAGAAATAGTGTCAGTATTAATTGCAGTTTGTGCAATGCTGAATtccactctacatgtgtgaattTGAAAGCTGAGGAAGTTAATTTCTTCCGAGAATCATCAGAAACAAAGTGGAAATGTAATGTTTGCACtcgtgaaagaagaagaagcctgTACAGTTCGGAAGGGAGGGGTAATTCTGAGGCTGATAGTGATATGGTGAAGAGGTCGGGGGGATCAGCCGTAGCCACCCCCACTTCTGACTGTCTTTCCCCTTTGGACTTACAGCGCATCGCAGCTACTGTCAAAGATCTGTTAACAACCGAAATAGCTAAACTTATTCAAACTGAACTTGCTCCTGTTAGAAAAGAATTATCCGAATTAATAGTGTCCGTGGACTTTCTGTCTAATGAATTTGATAGTTTCAAGAAGGATTTAACATCTCAGAAGAGTGAAATAGAATCTCTCAAACGTGAAATCGCTGAGGTAAAAAGTGAAAATACgttaattgaaaatgaaatggcTGAACTTCAGCGGTATACACGTAAAGACAACTTGATTCTGTCTGGAGTTCCGGAATCGAAGAATGAATCTGTGTTCGAAGTGTTTGACCAAATATCTAATATTTTGGGGAGCTCGATGAAATCTAAGGACTGCTTGAGCATAGCTCATAGGATGCCTGGTAGGGTGCAGGGCGCAGTAAAACCCATCGTCTACAAGTTCATTAAGCGGCAGGACAAATTAGCATGGCTtaatgactttaaaaaaatggcTAGTAAAGATAAATCTGGTCCGGGTATCTCGACCAGTGTTGTGAACAAAAAGCTGCCAGCTGGGCGTATTGTGGCTCACGACCACCTGCCACCTTTCTTCCTGGAGCTCTTCAAAAAGGCCAAACAACAAGCCTCCACCAAGGGATACAGATTTGTCTGGATCAGGGACGGCAAGATATTGTTAAGGAAGGTCGAGGAAGGACAAGTGCTACATATTCGAGACGAGAAGGACTTGAGCAAGATAACATAAACTTTAAGCATGAATATAACAACCATTACAGgacataatttttttgaattccattcaatttaataatgaatactCAATATAGTTTCGATGAAGTAATAAATTTGGAATGTTTTGATACGATAGagaatgatgatattattagttTTGATTTTCGTTCTAGTATAGATGGTGAAATAACAGATACtcttgattttttaaatattatacataTGAATATTAGAAGTATCAACAGGAATTTTGATGAGTTTGTTTATATTTTGCAAAATTGTACAATAAAGTACGATATAATAATTCTAACGGAAACTTGgatgacaaaagataagaattTTGATTATAGCATAGATGgctatacagttattgataagccaGGGCAACTGAATAATAGTAATGGATtatgtatttttgtaaaagaaTCGTTTGATGTTCATTAtcttaactttgaaaattcggCTGCAGATATTATTGCGATTAGATTAGTAGCTTTTAGTCACCCTGTCACATTATTGGCAGTGTACAGATCTCCATCATCAAACATAGAAACTTTTCTAAATGACTTAGATGTGAATATGTCTAATATTCATAAAAACGAAAATGTTCTTCTTATTGGAGACTTAAACATCGATATTTTAAGTAACAGTAATTTATCAACTGAATATAGCAGTCTTCTGCAAATGCATGGTCTGCAATCCCTGATAAATAAGCCTACTCGTATTTCAGGTCACACAAAAACATGTATAGATCATATATTCtggaaaaatgttcattttggaGAGAGTTATGTACTGAGCTCTATACAAAAAACCTGCATAACGGACCATTTTTGTACAACTTTTCATTTGGGAAATCCAATCACAGTTTTAGAGAAGAGTGGAGAGATCTTTACTGAGAAAATTAACTacatgaaattgattgataagtTGAAGGGGGAAAGCTGGGAAACTGAAACTTGCTTCAATGAAATCAATGTGAATTTAGATGATAAAGTTGATAATTTTTACAGTAAACTAGTTAGCTACATAAAATCTTCCACtgatcaaataaaaattaaaaacaggaATAGACCTCTAAGAAACTGGATCACTCCAGGACTTATTAGATCTATTAGGGAAAGAgacaaaatgcataaaaaattaaatagtcAACCGTTCAATCAACAACTGCGGAATAAATACAAAACATACAGAAATAcattaaataaacttataaaacaAACTAAATtcgattattatagaaataaaatatcgcTTTCCAAAGGTAATAGTAAGAAGACATGGGAATGTATTGAGGAAATTCTAGACAGAAGACCCGGAAACgctgaataaatatttctctgAGGTAGGAAGAACTTATGCGGAGAGGATTGATACTGGGGATACATTGCAGTTGGTACATTCACAGAATTCACATTGTGATGCGACTAACactccaaattcattttttatgtaCCCAACGAGCTCTGATGAGGTATTGCTTACTATTAAAGatttaaaaactaattcttCTCCTGGGGTGGATGGACTAGGAAATATAtgcttgaaaaatatatcagaaTACATAGCGAAGCCCTTGTCGataatattcaacaaatgttttgaattaggccattttccatctcatttcaaaattgcaaaaataatcCCTCTGTATAAATCAGGTGCCAAAAAAGCTCCTAAGAACTACCGTCCCATAAGTCTTATTAGTAACCTATCTAAAATATTCgagaaaataattaaagtacgaattataaaatatctagaaaaatatcaatttatagcTGGTAATCAGTACGGTTTCCAGGAGGGTAAATCCACTGAAGACGCTATGACTGAACTCGTTAGAATAGTGACCGATAATTtccagaataataaaaaaacattgtCAGTGTATCTGGACTTGGCTAAGGCCTATGATACCATTCCACACAATACCCTTCTGAACAAATTAGAGAGAATAGGTTTCCGTGGACCAGTGTTGAAGCTATTTAAAAGCTATTTGAGTAAAAGAATCCAGACTCTTGGTTCTAGTAAAGTTACACTGTCAGAATATGGCCTTCCACAGGGGACAGTAATCTCGccgattttatttttgatctataTTAATGATCTTTTGAGGATCCAAATGAATGGTTGTCATGCAATctcctttgctgatgatacagcccTAATATTTACAGCATCTAACTGGCGAGAGGTCAGGAGTTTGGCAGAATCTGTTCTGGCCCAAGTTAAGATGTGGCTAGATCACCACACTCTAACTTTAAATATAGGAAAAAgtgttttcatgattttctcaccATCTGAAAGGTCCATACCTGCAGACATATTTCGTAACGGAATAAAAATTCACTCAGACTGCTGCGCCTATCATTATAACCATAGTGAAGGCTTACAGGAGGGAGGTGGAGACTGTGCATGTCAATcattagagagagtgagagagaccaaGTACTTAGGTGTGATATTAGACCCTCAACTGAAATGGAATATGCACATAAATAAGACTtgtcaaaaattgaaacatattatCCACAAGTTTTACAGATTGAACGGTCTGGGAGACTTATCTATTTTGAGATTAATATATTTCGCTTATGCTCAGTCTGTATTTCAGTATGGGATTAGGGTTTGGGGTGGAGCATTGGACAcacatttcaacaaaatttcctTGATTCAGAGACATATAATAAAAGCTGCCCTTGGTCGACCCAGACGATACCCCACACATCTTATTTTTACAGAATTCCCAGTCTTAACAGTTAAACAACtttatgtgaaaaatattatactttatataattaaaaacagaaACCTATTCACACCACAAATCAGAACTTATAATTTTCGAATGCAatccaatttccaaattaacAGAACTGACCTTACTGTATGCCGGAGACAATTCACATATATAAGCAATAGGTTAATCAATTTAATACCATCGAACCTAATTACAAGTAAGACAAcaaaaactaatataaaaaaaaatagcagactggatcaaatcaataaacatagctcattttataaacatatgaagtacttttaacaactttttttaaataattaggtccaagtt
The sequence above is drawn from the Nilaparvata lugens isolate BPH chromosome 2, ASM1435652v1, whole genome shotgun sequence genome and encodes:
- the LOC120349582 gene encoding uncharacterized protein LOC120349582, with translation MVKRSGGSAVATPTSDCLSPLDLQRIAATVKDLLTTEIAKLIQTELAPVRKELSELIVSVDFLSNEFDSFKKDLTSQKSEIESLKREIAEVKSENTLIENEMAELQRYTRKDNLILSGVPESKNESVFEVFDQISNILGSSMKSKDCLSIAHRMPGRVQGAVKPIVYKFIKRQDKLAWLNDFKKMASKDKSGPGISTSVVNKKLPAGRIVAHDHLPPFFLELFKKAKQQASTKGYRFVWIRDGKILLRKVEEGQVLHIRDEKDLSKIT